A single window of Shewanella sp. Choline-02u-19 DNA harbors:
- a CDS encoding collagenase: MKNKHLTLALLLSPLLITPQLAAAESAKDLNTVLSQNYACSDTIIIRSQALTSQQIESACLLLQTQEAKFHLLFGTLNKPVANDNNHSMRANVYHSREDYIANVTAHFDVPSDNGGMYLEGFPWVDGNQAEFVAYEKKGQVWNLAHEYVHYLDGRFNLYGDFCASLHDSHSAPEYCPKPAPLYPHTVWWSEGVAEYISLGDDNPKAIKVIGDKNLVLSDLFNTSYERNGGGDRVYRWGYLAVRFMLENHKDKIDEMLTFTRKGDYPRYQALVSQWGTSMDDEFQVWLTDLTVKN; the protein is encoded by the coding sequence ATGAAAAATAAACACCTTACACTCGCTTTATTGCTCAGTCCTCTACTTATAACACCGCAGCTTGCTGCTGCCGAGTCGGCCAAGGACCTTAATACTGTACTCAGCCAAAATTATGCCTGTAGTGACACTATCATAATTCGTTCTCAAGCATTAACGTCACAACAAATTGAGTCTGCATGCTTATTACTGCAAACACAGGAAGCTAAGTTTCACCTTTTGTTCGGCACATTGAATAAGCCTGTAGCCAACGACAACAACCACAGTATGCGGGCTAATGTTTACCATTCCAGAGAAGACTATATAGCCAATGTGACCGCTCACTTTGATGTTCCTAGTGATAACGGCGGCATGTACCTAGAGGGCTTTCCTTGGGTAGATGGCAATCAAGCAGAGTTTGTTGCCTATGAGAAAAAAGGCCAAGTTTGGAACCTCGCCCATGAGTATGTGCATTATCTCGATGGTCGCTTTAACCTTTACGGCGATTTTTGCGCATCACTGCATGACTCACATAGTGCACCAGAATATTGCCCGAAACCCGCTCCTTTGTACCCTCATACTGTTTGGTGGAGCGAAGGTGTTGCAGAATACATCTCTCTTGGCGATGACAACCCAAAGGCCATCAAGGTCATAGGCGATAAAAACTTAGTCTTAAGTGATTTGTTTAATACCAGTTATGAGCGTAATGGTGGTGGTGATAGAGTGTACCGTTGGGGCTATTTAGCGGTGCGCTTTATGCTTGAAAACCATAAAGACAAGATTGATGAGATGCTGACTTTTACACGTAAAGGTGATTACCCGAGATACCAAGCATTAGTGAGCCAATGGGGAACCAGTATGGATGATGAGTTTCAAGTGTGGTTAACAGACCTAACAGTAAAAAATTAG
- a CDS encoding PstS family phosphate ABC transporter substrate-binding protein: MKLKQLVGAVSLTAATVFSAASMAAIDQSLPTYEKTSGVSGNLSSVGSDTLANMMTLWAEDFKQLYPNVNIQIQAAGSSTAPPALTEGTSQFGPMSRKMKPNEVEAFEKHYGYQPTAIRVAIDALAVFVHKDNPIKGMSMEQIDGIFSSTKKCGGDDVKRWGDVGLTGSWSTRDVQLYGRNSVSGTYGYFKKKALCKGDFKANVNEQPGSASVVQSVSQSLNAIGYSGIGYKTAGVKAVAISKKGTNYIAASPENAASGKYPLSRYLYVYVNKHPNKALAPMDREFIRYVLSLQGQQIVEKDGYVALPRSVIAKDLEKAGIRL, encoded by the coding sequence ATGAAATTGAAACAACTTGTTGGCGCAGTAAGCTTAACTGCAGCGACTGTATTTTCTGCAGCATCAATGGCTGCAATCGACCAGTCTTTACCAACTTATGAAAAAACAAGTGGTGTGTCTGGTAACTTATCGTCTGTTGGTTCAGATACTTTGGCTAACATGATGACGCTATGGGCTGAGGATTTTAAACAACTGTACCCTAACGTGAATATTCAAATTCAAGCAGCGGGTTCTTCTACTGCGCCGCCAGCATTGACTGAAGGTACTTCTCAGTTCGGCCCGATGAGCCGTAAGATGAAGCCAAATGAAGTTGAAGCATTCGAAAAGCACTACGGCTACCAGCCAACTGCGATTCGTGTTGCAATCGATGCGTTAGCAGTGTTTGTGCATAAAGATAACCCAATCAAAGGCATGAGCATGGAGCAGATCGACGGTATCTTCTCTTCTACTAAAAAGTGTGGCGGTGATGATGTTAAGCGTTGGGGTGATGTTGGCCTAACGGGTAGCTGGTCTACACGTGACGTACAATTATATGGTCGTAACTCAGTATCTGGTACTTACGGTTACTTCAAAAAGAAAGCGCTTTGTAAAGGCGACTTCAAAGCTAACGTTAATGAGCAACCCGGTTCAGCTTCAGTAGTTCAGTCGGTATCTCAATCACTCAATGCGATTGGCTACTCTGGAATTGGTTATAAAACAGCAGGCGTAAAAGCAGTTGCGATTTCTAAGAAAGGCACCAATTACATCGCTGCTTCACCTGAAAATGCGGCAAGCGGTAAGTACCCACTATCACGTTACTTATATGTTTATGTGAACAAGCATCCTAACAAGGCACTTGCGCCAATGGATCGTGAGTTCATCCGCTATGTACTGTCACTGCAAGGACAGCAAATCGTAGAGAAAGACGGTTATGTTGCACTTCCACGCAGCGTTATTGCTAAAGATTTAGAGAAAGCCGGTATCCGCCTTTAA
- the phoB gene encoding phosphate regulon transcriptional regulator PhoB, which yields MTARILIVEDELAIREMLTFVLEQHGFTTTSAEDYDSALDMLTEPYPDLVLLDWMFPGGSGIQLAKRLRQDEFTRHIPIIMLTARGEEEDKVRGLEVGADDFITKPFSPKELVARIKAVLRRAAPTCLEDPIDVQGLQLDPVSHRVTVGEQVLDMGPTEFRLLHFFMTHPERVYSREQLLDNVWGTNVYVEDRTVDVHIRRLRKAVTESGHDRLIQTVRGAGYRFSTRL from the coding sequence ATGACAGCAAGGATACTGATAGTTGAAGATGAGTTAGCGATTCGCGAGATGCTAACTTTCGTGTTAGAGCAACATGGCTTTACCACAACGTCGGCTGAAGATTACGACTCAGCACTGGATATGTTAACAGAGCCCTATCCCGATCTTGTTTTACTTGATTGGATGTTCCCAGGTGGCAGTGGTATTCAATTAGCTAAGCGATTACGTCAAGATGAATTTACCCGTCATATTCCAATTATCATGTTGACGGCTCGTGGTGAAGAGGAAGATAAAGTGAGGGGCCTTGAAGTGGGCGCCGATGACTTTATTACGAAACCTTTTTCTCCTAAAGAGCTGGTTGCGCGTATTAAGGCGGTATTACGCCGTGCCGCGCCAACATGTCTTGAAGACCCCATCGATGTGCAAGGATTACAATTGGACCCTGTAAGTCATCGTGTCACCGTTGGTGAACAAGTATTAGACATGGGCCCGACAGAGTTTCGTTTATTACATTTCTTTATGACGCACCCGGAGCGTGTTTACAGCCGTGAACAGCTGCTTGATAATGTTTGGGGCACCAACGTATATGTTGAAGATAGAACGGTTGATGTGCATATTAGACGTTTACGCAAAGCGGTGACTGAATCAGGGCATGATCGCCTTATTCAAACTGTTCGTGGCGCTGGCTACCGTTTCTCAACGAGACTTTAG
- the phoR gene encoding phosphate regulon sensor histidine kinase PhoR, with protein sequence MFDSYSGYRLISRLVIYLLLCLVVGLLVNEVFWILLLGCICLLFWNYRQLSRLNYWLWHDRRLTPPNGSGSWEGVFNGIYRLQGKNRKRVSQLAFLLGRFRQGAEALPDAAVVLDAEHNILWCNKLAQLLLGFVWPQDNGQRIDNLIRHPDFSNYLKDAEYQEPLELAAPLSEGRLLEIRIMGYGSGQLLLIARDITRVRQLEGMRKEFVANVSHELKTPLTVLQGYLEMMQSMAEPDSPNIKAMEQMQQQTTRMRSMVEQLLALSRIEDAGDVNLEVKVNMSSMMDILHDEALALAQDQYQVSLYCEPGLDMYGNEVQLRSACTNLISNAIRYTEPGGTIDISWRKIATGGQFSVRDSGEGIAAQHISRLTERFYRVDSARSRQSGGTGLGLAITKHALNHHQSELMVSSQLGKGSTFSFVIPPNLIEFTVPEALTSAD encoded by the coding sequence ATGTTTGATTCATATTCTGGGTATCGTCTAATTTCTCGATTGGTGATCTATCTACTGCTTTGTTTAGTGGTTGGTTTGCTGGTTAATGAAGTCTTTTGGATACTTTTACTCGGTTGTATCTGTTTACTGTTTTGGAATTACCGTCAGCTTTCACGGCTTAACTATTGGCTGTGGCATGACCGCCGCTTAACACCGCCGAACGGCAGCGGTAGTTGGGAAGGGGTATTTAACGGTATCTACCGCTTACAGGGCAAAAACCGTAAACGCGTATCTCAACTCGCATTTCTACTCGGCCGCTTCAGGCAGGGCGCTGAAGCACTTCCTGATGCTGCCGTCGTGCTCGATGCTGAGCACAATATACTCTGGTGTAATAAACTCGCGCAGCTGTTATTAGGTTTTGTCTGGCCGCAAGATAATGGCCAGCGAATTGATAACCTTATCCGTCATCCTGATTTTTCTAATTACTTAAAAGATGCTGAATACCAAGAGCCTTTAGAATTAGCGGCCCCCCTGTCTGAAGGGCGCTTATTAGAGATTCGGATCATGGGCTATGGCTCTGGCCAATTACTACTGATTGCACGAGATATTACTCGGGTGCGTCAACTGGAGGGGATGCGTAAAGAGTTTGTCGCTAATGTATCACACGAGCTAAAGACGCCTTTAACTGTGCTGCAGGGCTATTTGGAAATGATGCAGTCCATGGCGGAGCCTGACTCTCCCAATATTAAAGCGATGGAGCAGATGCAACAGCAAACCACGCGTATGCGTTCTATGGTTGAGCAGTTACTCGCGTTATCAAGAATTGAGGATGCCGGGGATGTAAACCTCGAAGTTAAAGTGAACATGTCATCGATGATGGACATACTGCATGACGAGGCACTCGCGTTAGCACAAGATCAGTATCAGGTAAGTCTTTATTGTGAGCCAGGGCTTGATATGTATGGTAATGAGGTACAGCTACGAAGTGCTTGCACAAACCTTATCTCCAATGCGATTCGATATACAGAACCTGGTGGGACTATCGATATTAGCTGGCGGAAGATTGCCACTGGCGGACAATTTAGTGTGCGTGACAGTGGTGAAGGTATCGCAGCGCAACATATTAGCCGCTTAACGGAACGCTTCTATCGGGTTGATAGTGCGCGCTCAAGACAAAGTGGTGGTACAGGTTTAGGCCTTGCGATTACTAAGCATGCGCTGAATCATCACCAGAGCGAGCTTATGGTATCAAGCCAGTTAGGTAAGGGCAGTACATTTAGTTTTGTTATTCCGCCTAACCTGATTGAGTTTACGGTGCCTGAGGCTCTCACTTCAGCCGACTGA
- a CDS encoding M61 family metallopeptidase has protein sequence MKPVVPLILTFSALISPVAIADVDYSIDLSNPQHHLAKVEVVFPATKSSALVVNLPVWRTGKYEVLPLADSVRFFTAKDAAGDTLPWSRTASGEWTVALDKPTAVTVSYQLYANKLGQRVNHIDASHAFLDASGTFVYSPQFRDEPIHVSLAVPSAWNSYSGMDSGPTNHSFTAANYDILVDSPIETGISEYREFKADGKQYELVIWGEGNYDIDKMVDDLTKLSGQAEVIWDDYPFERYVYMVHATSGARGATEHLNSTIIQRPRFSYRDRKDYLGFIKTASHEFIHTWNVKAYRPEGLVPYDYQEEGITQLLWMAEGSTSYFQSQLLLRAGVMTAKEFFEDLAKRVAQSEKTPGREVQSVASASANQWASIGGDYAVNHSTNIYSEGYLTSLALDFSLLDETKLERSYRDVHRELYQSHRIPAGYNVADVKAILKNVSGTSYEKWWQEHVNSPISLDFDTMLDQAGLTVGYGDDAKSEPFVGVTLESNSLVLSRVLRNGPAWNAGIVLGDEIVAINGLKVTAAGFESRIKDFKADGKIKVTLFSNDRLKEIELALGEQQSGKLAISSVEKPSRSQKAFFKAWLGIDWPFDKEGKLKAAE, from the coding sequence GTGAAACCAGTAGTTCCCCTAATCTTAACTTTTAGCGCATTAATTTCTCCAGTAGCCATTGCAGACGTTGATTACTCAATAGATTTATCAAATCCACAGCACCACTTAGCCAAAGTGGAGGTGGTTTTTCCTGCAACAAAGTCATCAGCCTTAGTCGTTAATTTACCCGTTTGGCGTACCGGTAAGTATGAAGTACTGCCACTTGCAGATTCGGTGCGATTTTTCACTGCAAAAGACGCCGCTGGCGATACACTGCCTTGGAGCAGAACGGCAAGTGGTGAGTGGACCGTTGCACTTGATAAACCAACAGCCGTCACGGTTTCATATCAGCTCTACGCCAATAAGCTTGGGCAACGGGTCAATCATATTGATGCTTCTCATGCTTTCCTCGATGCCAGTGGCACTTTTGTTTATAGCCCGCAGTTTAGGGATGAGCCTATCCATGTCAGCCTAGCAGTTCCTTCTGCTTGGAATAGTTATTCTGGTATGGATAGTGGACCAACGAACCACAGCTTTACGGCGGCTAATTACGACATATTAGTCGACTCTCCTATCGAAACCGGGATCAGTGAATACCGAGAATTTAAGGCAGATGGCAAGCAATATGAGTTAGTCATTTGGGGTGAAGGTAATTACGATATCGACAAGATGGTTGATGATTTAACTAAACTAAGTGGCCAAGCGGAGGTCATTTGGGATGATTATCCCTTCGAACGTTACGTCTATATGGTGCATGCCACTAGTGGCGCTCGTGGTGCAACTGAGCATTTGAACTCGACCATTATTCAACGTCCACGCTTTAGTTATCGTGATCGTAAGGACTATCTTGGTTTTATAAAGACGGCTTCGCACGAGTTTATTCATACTTGGAATGTAAAAGCATACCGTCCTGAAGGGTTAGTTCCCTATGACTATCAGGAAGAGGGGATCACTCAGCTACTTTGGATGGCAGAGGGCTCAACAAGTTACTTTCAAAGCCAATTGTTGCTCCGTGCTGGCGTAATGACCGCGAAGGAGTTCTTCGAAGATTTGGCGAAGCGTGTTGCACAAAGCGAGAAAACCCCGGGTAGAGAAGTGCAGTCTGTTGCAAGTGCGAGTGCCAATCAATGGGCAAGTATCGGCGGAGATTATGCCGTAAACCATAGTACTAACATATACTCTGAAGGTTATTTAACCTCGCTGGCACTGGATTTCTCTTTACTCGATGAAACCAAGTTGGAGCGTTCATATCGCGACGTGCATCGTGAGCTCTATCAGTCGCACCGCATTCCAGCGGGCTACAACGTTGCTGATGTAAAAGCCATTTTGAAAAATGTCTCGGGAACGAGCTACGAAAAGTGGTGGCAGGAGCATGTTAACTCACCTATTAGTTTAGATTTCGACACTATGTTAGACCAAGCTGGTTTAACGGTGGGTTATGGAGACGATGCTAAGTCTGAACCTTTTGTAGGTGTCACACTTGAATCTAATAGCTTAGTGCTTTCACGCGTACTGCGTAATGGACCCGCATGGAACGCTGGTATTGTGCTCGGCGATGAAATTGTGGCAATTAATGGCTTAAAAGTCACAGCTGCTGGGTTTGAGTCACGTATTAAGGACTTTAAAGCGGATGGCAAGATAAAGGTTACTCTATTTAGTAATGACAGACTTAAAGAGATAGAGCTTGCGCTAGGTGAACAACAGAGCGGTAAATTGGCGATAAGTAGTGTTGAAAAACCGAGCCGTTCTCAAAAAGCATTTTTCAAAGCTTGGTTGGGCATTGATTGGCCGTTCGATAAAGAGGGTAAATTAAAGGCTGCTGAGTAA
- the rdgC gene encoding recombination-associated protein RdgC, protein MWFKNLTVYRFNKPFSVDTESMEKSLEDFTFSPCSSQDVSKFGFSNALGKHGDSLVHTAADRHLICATKEEKLLPAQVIKEALEDKVALLESEDGRKLAKKEKDALKDEIIMTLLPRAFSRRSQIRALILPEIQMVLVDSSSAAKSEELMALLRKAIGTLPIIPISFKTPIETQLTEWLKEGKTPAAFEMQDEAELKSDSDEGGIVRFKQQDLTENEVLAHIEVGKQVHKLALHFGQSIAFLLQSDAAIKRLKFSEEFRAGNDDVGDEDPMARLDADFALMSSELIALVNSVVDSLGGLEDSI, encoded by the coding sequence ATGTGGTTTAAAAATCTAACTGTATACCGCTTTAACAAGCCTTTCTCTGTTGACACTGAATCAATGGAAAAATCACTGGAAGACTTCACCTTCTCTCCATGCTCAAGCCAAGATGTCAGTAAGTTTGGGTTTTCTAATGCCCTCGGCAAGCATGGCGATTCTTTGGTCCATACCGCTGCAGACAGACACCTTATCTGCGCGACTAAAGAGGAGAAGCTTCTACCTGCTCAAGTAATTAAAGAAGCCTTAGAAGATAAAGTGGCTCTGCTTGAATCTGAAGATGGTCGCAAGCTTGCCAAAAAAGAGAAAGATGCGCTAAAAGATGAGATCATCATGACTCTTTTACCAAGAGCCTTTTCTCGTCGTAGCCAAATTCGCGCGCTTATATTGCCTGAAATCCAGATGGTTTTGGTCGACAGTTCAAGCGCAGCTAAATCAGAAGAGCTTATGGCTTTGCTTCGTAAGGCCATTGGCACTTTACCTATCATTCCAATTAGCTTTAAAACGCCAATTGAAACACAGTTAACAGAGTGGTTAAAAGAAGGTAAAACACCTGCCGCTTTTGAAATGCAAGATGAAGCCGAGCTAAAGAGTGATTCTGACGAGGGCGGTATTGTTCGCTTTAAGCAGCAAGATTTAACTGAAAATGAAGTATTAGCGCATATCGAAGTCGGTAAGCAAGTACATAAGCTAGCACTGCATTTTGGTCAATCAATCGCCTTTCTTCTTCAATCAGATGCTGCGATTAAGCGTCTTAAATTCTCTGAAGAGTTTAGAGCAGGCAATGATGATGTTGGTGATGAAGATCCGATGGCGCGTCTTGATGCCGATTTTGCCTTAATGAGTAGCGAGTTAATCGCCTTAGTTAATTCTGTAGTCGATTCCCTCGGTGGACTCGAAGACAGTATTTAA
- a CDS encoding porin encodes MMNVFCKTLLASALATATLASAHAAEPLTVYGKLNVTAQSNDVNDEATTTIQSNASRFGVKGAFELSSDLEAFYTVEYEVDTGDDVKENFKARNQFVGLKGSFGAFSVGRNDTMLKVSQGKVDQFNDLSGDLKNLFKGENRIEQTATYLTPSFSGFKMGVTYAAEGASSQYAQDGFSVAAMYGDAKLKKSPVYASVAYDSDVKGYEVVRATVQGKIAGFKLGGMYQQQEATYDSDGNAVVSAESKTGYLFSAAYTIDAVVLKAQYQDMEDKGDSWSLGGDYKLGKPTKLFAFYTNRSYEKVENDDKYFGVGLEHKF; translated from the coding sequence ATGATGAACGTTTTTTGTAAAACTCTACTGGCTTCTGCTCTTGCTACTGCAACTCTTGCTTCTGCCCACGCTGCAGAACCACTAACAGTTTACGGTAAGCTAAATGTGACAGCACAGTCTAATGATGTAAATGATGAAGCCACGACTACGATTCAATCTAATGCTTCTCGTTTTGGTGTTAAAGGTGCTTTCGAACTCAGCAGTGACCTTGAAGCTTTCTACACCGTAGAATATGAAGTAGATACAGGCGATGACGTTAAGGAAAACTTCAAAGCACGTAACCAATTTGTTGGTCTTAAAGGCAGCTTTGGTGCTTTCTCTGTTGGTCGTAACGACACCATGCTTAAAGTATCTCAAGGTAAAGTTGACCAGTTCAATGACCTTTCAGGTGATTTGAAAAACTTGTTCAAAGGTGAAAACCGTATTGAACAAACAGCAACTTACCTAACGCCTTCTTTCAGTGGCTTTAAAATGGGTGTGACTTACGCTGCTGAAGGTGCTAGTTCACAGTATGCTCAAGATGGCTTCAGTGTTGCAGCGATGTACGGTGATGCAAAACTTAAAAAGTCACCGGTTTACGCCTCTGTAGCTTATGATTCAGATGTAAAAGGTTACGAAGTTGTTCGTGCCACAGTGCAAGGTAAAATCGCTGGCTTTAAGTTAGGCGGTATGTATCAGCAGCAAGAAGCGACTTATGACAGCGACGGAAATGCAGTTGTAAGCGCTGAAAGCAAAACAGGTTACCTCTTTAGTGCAGCGTATACTATCGATGCAGTGGTATTAAAAGCACAGTACCAAGATATGGAAGATAAAGGTGATTCATGGTCTTTAGGCGGTGATTACAAACTAGGTAAACCGACAAAACTATTCGCTTTTTACACTAATCGTTCATATGAAAAAGTTGAAAATGATGACAAATACTTTGGTGTTGGTCTAGAACATAAGTTCTAA